From Anaerohalosphaera lusitana, one genomic window encodes:
- a CDS encoding sugar porter family MFS transporter: protein MNSINTVSPGNDTSRPGSSFYLFGICFITTLGGFLFGYDTAIISGCNVFLESHFELTKNGLGWAASSALLGAIFGTMFAGYVADRAGRKPALIMASLCLVISATGSMLPPTFLSSPESFPWFSSGRASAFGFLIIARLIGGVGVGITYAISPLYIAEITLPKIRGMMVSVYQLSITMGILLAFLVDFLILRAAGDDAGIISAQASGSFWHWAFKAEIWRGMFGTEIPIALAFFLLLFLAPESPRWLIGQGRKENAMRILTRIGGENQARKEMAELDKVLQQEEGKFTELFHPYLRIPLMIGILLPIFSHLSGIAAIMYYAPNILNESMQSSESSFMGAVLVGLVNMLFTFVAIRKIDKFGRRKLLLTGVLGVFISLACVGILFLLGSKWVIIPLLIYVACFAFSYGPVVWTVIGEIFPTRIRGRAAALGAFSLSVTSFLITQTNPVLFEKISPAGTFFLYAGFTVPAIWFIWKYVPETKGRTLEEIEQTWLSKKTEKEF, encoded by the coding sequence ATGAATTCTATTAATACGGTTTCGCCGGGCAATGACACATCCAGACCTGGATCCAGTTTTTACCTTTTTGGGATATGTTTTATTACAACACTCGGAGGTTTTCTGTTTGGTTATGATACCGCGATCATCTCAGGCTGTAATGTTTTCCTGGAATCTCACTTTGAACTTACCAAAAACGGACTAGGTTGGGCGGCTTCATCAGCGTTGCTGGGAGCAATATTCGGAACTATGTTTGCCGGCTACGTTGCCGACCGCGCGGGACGGAAGCCTGCATTGATAATGGCATCGCTGTGCCTGGTAATATCCGCGACCGGTTCGATGCTGCCTCCGACCTTTCTTAGTTCACCGGAAAGTTTTCCGTGGTTTTCTTCTGGCAGAGCCTCCGCATTCGGCTTTCTAATTATTGCGAGGCTCATCGGTGGCGTAGGTGTGGGAATCACTTATGCAATATCCCCCTTGTATATTGCCGAGATCACGTTGCCCAAAATCCGTGGCATGATGGTCTCGGTTTATCAACTCTCGATAACTATGGGGATTCTTTTAGCATTTCTGGTTGATTTCCTGATTCTCCGCGCTGCTGGCGATGATGCCGGTATAATATCCGCTCAGGCATCCGGTTCATTCTGGCACTGGGCCTTTAAGGCTGAAATTTGGCGCGGGATGTTTGGCACTGAAATACCCATCGCCCTGGCATTCTTCCTCCTTTTGTTTCTTGCCCCTGAAAGCCCGCGCTGGCTCATAGGCCAGGGTCGAAAGGAAAATGCCATGCGGATTCTTACCCGAATCGGCGGCGAAAATCAGGCCCGTAAAGAAATGGCTGAACTCGATAAAGTGCTGCAACAGGAAGAAGGGAAGTTTACCGAACTTTTCCATCCTTACCTTCGAATACCTCTGATGATCGGAATATTGCTGCCGATATTCTCACATCTGAGTGGCATCGCGGCAATCATGTATTATGCTCCGAATATTTTGAATGAGTCAATGCAAAGCTCAGAGAGTTCATTTATGGGAGCGGTGCTGGTCGGTCTGGTCAATATGCTCTTTACATTTGTCGCAATACGCAAAATTGATAAATTCGGAAGGCGAAAACTGCTGCTTACAGGTGTTCTCGGTGTGTTTATTTCGCTGGCATGTGTCGGGATACTGTTTTTGCTGGGCTCTAAGTGGGTTATTATCCCGCTCCTCATTTATGTCGCCTGTTTCGCATTTTCCTACGGCCCTGTCGTATGGACCGTTATTGGTGAGATATTCCCAACCCGTATCCGCGGTCGTGCAGCAGCACTCGGCGCATTTTCATTGTCGGTTACCAGCTTTCTTATAACCCAGACAAATCCGGTTCTATTCGAAAAAATCAGTCCAGCAGGGACCTTCTTCCTTTATGCGGGATTCACTGTCCCTGCAATCTGGTTTATTTGGAAATATGTTCCCGAAACCAAGGGCAGGACCCTTGAAGAGATTGAGCAGACCTGGCTAAGTAAAAAGACTGAAAAAGAATTTTAA
- a CDS encoding LamG-like jellyroll fold domain-containing protein: MLIKQKSKLSWQMLLHLIALIIFSGVASAVTPNPMTWETPPYANGAFIISMKATTASDPSGVEYYFTCTSGGGHDSGWQDSPLYEDRILKPDTTYTYTVKARDKSASPTETAASIAKSATTHYSEFAGPVVGYIPGYRPISSSLDYQSLTHINLMALGADASGNLLDYTNHSELPVYVTNAHANNVKVYVTIVGSYNDLVQNPTPFANFISQLTQFCLDNDFDGVDIDWEEPYGLSSQGRENYSLLVQALDEALSPYDLGLTIAGSMWYYDINPWALKHLDWINVMAYDMGKPDHSTFQDALDALAFWEDYGVSRHKLVLGVPFYGYGTDGNQYTYAQIYDWYQPGPDVDSIDGYYFNGIDTIKQKTDYAFTNSYGGMMIWEVGQDKLNHPASLLAPLSETAKQYGVPDPSMPSKQVAYWSMDETTGTTAQDGSGNGLDGIVTNTSFDIASVPGAFGTAMQFDGTDDHIAVLNTPLLNPRNAITVSAWIKADTWQTDSWNGSIVSKAEWSGDSGGYVLRCGGNGRLSFALAVNGWPEALTDSVMSTGTWYHVAGTYDGSSIRVYINGSEVASTPQSGSIALSTSPLNIGRGAYANSRTFDGAIDEVRIYNYALDSKGIQTLFQGGHAEHPHPYDGQTDVLEKASLQWVSPDIAVRHDVYLGTNQTAVELADRYSPEYKGDVQESIYYLPLMDQTEYFWRIDEVFADESVVTGTVWHFTTDFSCLRGHWEMEETSGAVADDASGCMNDGSVTNTTYDIASVPGKIGKALQFDGFDDYINVPDNSCLNPTEELTVSAWIRADTWQANHWQGGIVSKWDGDMEGYTLSCGDDGRLSFALAIDSTWAEAITDPIMSTGSWYHVAGVYDGSTIKVYINGFESASTGKTGFFDPGANSLNIGRSYNNTRIFDGAIDDVRIYSRALNKTEITDLWHQSLLLFKMDPLNKPGIFAGLAYNGSLSGDIINIEDTYLAFSKISGPAWLTVGADGGLSGTPTLDDLGLNSFTVRVVNDSSGYFDNTILNITVGVPGDFDFDGDVDLSDLNTFAAEYLNAVTYTESAGHVVMEAEHFTTNTPGSGSMAGSDWVPFDENESSDGFMQALPDQSRSIDVQIDQKSPQLRYRIDFETAGEYYIWVKAKAADIASDSIHYGLDGVCASSGASSALRVLRDGSFNWISQKGSGERPKITVETAGVHNFDLWMREDGATLDRVLLTTDVNYDPTISGEPAESALTDLIADLNNDGTVDLLDFSILARHWLYSQEI, translated from the coding sequence ATGCTGATCAAACAGAAATCCAAGTTGTCATGGCAAATGCTTTTACATTTGATCGCCTTGATTATCTTTTCAGGTGTTGCCTCTGCTGTGACTCCGAATCCAATGACCTGGGAAACTCCCCCCTATGCAAATGGGGCATTTATTATCTCTATGAAGGCGACAACCGCGTCTGACCCGAGCGGTGTCGAGTACTATTTTACTTGCACTTCGGGGGGCGGGCATGACTCCGGATGGCAAGACAGCCCTTTGTATGAAGACAGAATCCTGAAACCAGATACAACTTACACTTACACGGTCAAAGCACGCGATAAGAGTGCATCACCGACTGAAACGGCTGCGTCCATTGCCAAATCAGCAACAACGCATTATTCAGAATTTGCCGGCCCGGTTGTGGGATATATTCCTGGTTACCGCCCGATATCATCAAGTTTAGATTACCAAAGTTTGACCCATATAAATCTTATGGCCCTTGGAGCAGATGCAAGCGGTAATCTGCTCGATTATACTAATCACTCAGAACTGCCTGTTTATGTCACCAACGCCCACGCCAACAATGTTAAAGTTTATGTAACCATTGTCGGCAGTTATAATGATCTTGTTCAAAATCCGACGCCTTTTGCTAATTTCATTTCGCAACTTACTCAATTTTGCCTCGACAATGATTTTGATGGTGTTGACATCGACTGGGAAGAGCCTTACGGATTATCATCTCAGGGCAGGGAAAACTATAGTTTGTTAGTGCAAGCATTGGATGAAGCTCTCAGCCCTTATGATTTGGGTTTAACGATTGCTGGATCAATGTGGTACTACGATATAAACCCATGGGCTTTGAAACATCTAGACTGGATAAATGTCATGGCTTACGATATGGGCAAGCCCGACCATTCGACATTTCAAGATGCTTTAGATGCGTTGGCATTTTGGGAAGACTATGGTGTTTCCAGACACAAACTGGTGCTTGGAGTCCCATTTTACGGATACGGCACCGACGGCAATCAATATACATATGCACAGATCTACGATTGGTACCAACCGGGGCCCGATGTTGATTCTATCGATGGGTATTATTTTAATGGGATCGACACTATCAAGCAAAAGACTGACTATGCATTCACTAACAGTTACGGCGGAATGATGATATGGGAAGTGGGACAGGACAAACTCAATCATCCCGCGTCTTTACTTGCTCCTCTCAGTGAGACCGCAAAGCAATACGGTGTGCCGGATCCATCCATGCCCTCAAAACAGGTTGCATACTGGTCCATGGATGAAACCACCGGCACAACCGCACAGGATGGAAGCGGCAATGGCCTTGACGGTATCGTCACTAACACGAGTTTTGATATCGCTTCAGTCCCCGGTGCGTTCGGGACCGCGATGCAGTTTGACGGCACGGATGATCACATCGCTGTCCTAAACACTCCGTTATTAAATCCAAGAAACGCAATTACTGTTTCTGCCTGGATTAAAGCTGATACCTGGCAGACGGACTCCTGGAATGGCAGCATTGTTTCTAAAGCTGAATGGAGCGGAGACTCGGGCGGTTACGTTTTGCGTTGCGGCGGTAACGGCCGTCTATCCTTCGCTCTTGCAGTCAACGGCTGGCCAGAAGCGCTCACCGATTCGGTGATGTCTACAGGCACATGGTATCATGTGGCCGGAACATATGATGGTTCGTCAATCAGGGTATATATAAACGGCTCGGAAGTTGCTTCGACTCCGCAATCCGGTTCTATTGCTCTGAGTACAAGCCCGTTAAACATTGGCAGAGGTGCCTACGCCAACTCCCGTACGTTCGATGGTGCAATCGATGAGGTCCGCATTTATAATTATGCACTCGATTCCAAAGGGATTCAGACATTGTTTCAAGGTGGACATGCTGAACATCCTCATCCTTACGACGGCCAGACAGATGTTTTGGAAAAGGCGTCGCTGCAATGGGTAAGCCCTGATATCGCTGTCAGGCATGATGTTTATTTAGGAACGAATCAAACGGCCGTTGAGCTTGCTGATAGATACTCGCCGGAATACAAAGGTGACGTTCAGGAAAGTATCTACTATTTGCCTTTAATGGATCAAACTGAATATTTTTGGCGGATCGATGAAGTATTTGCTGACGAAAGTGTAGTTACCGGTACCGTCTGGCATTTTACCACGGACTTCAGTTGCTTAAGAGGTCACTGGGAAATGGAAGAAACTTCCGGTGCCGTCGCAGATGATGCGAGCGGTTGTATGAATGACGGATCGGTTACAAACACGACTTATGACATTGCCTCAGTTCCAGGCAAAATCGGCAAAGCCCTTCAGTTCGACGGATTTGATGATTACATTAATGTCCCCGATAATTCCTGCCTGAATCCAACTGAAGAGTTGACCGTTTCCGCCTGGATTAGGGCCGATACCTGGCAGGCAAATCATTGGCAGGGTGGAATAGTTTCCAAGTGGGACGGAGATATGGAGGGATATACGCTTTCTTGTGGTGATGATGGTCGCCTGTCATTTGCTCTTGCAATCGATTCAACCTGGGCGGAAGCCATTACCGATCCAATTATGTCTACGGGCTCGTGGTATCATGTTGCTGGTGTGTATGATGGGTCCACTATTAAGGTGTATATTAATGGTTTTGAGAGTGCTTCGACTGGCAAAACTGGGTTTTTTGATCCTGGCGCCAATTCGTTGAATATTGGCCGCAGTTATAATAATACACGTATTTTTGACGGTGCTATTGATGACGTTCGGATATATAGTCGGGCGTTGAATAAGACCGAAATTACTGACCTTTGGCATCAGTCACTTCTGTTGTTTAAGATGGACCCGTTAAATAAACCCGGCATCTTCGCTGGGCTCGCTTATAATGGTTCGCTGTCTGGTGACATTATCAATATTGAGGATACTTATCTAGCCTTTTCTAAAATATCAGGGCCGGCTTGGCTGACGGTTGGGGCCGATGGGGGGTTATCCGGCACACCGACTCTTGATGACCTTGGCCTCAACTCGTTTACTGTTAGGGTTGTCAATGATAGTTCAGGTTATTTCGATAACACCATTCTCAATATTACCGTAGGGGTCCCCGGCGATTTTGATTTTGATGGCGATGTTGACTTGTCCGACCTGAACACTTTTGCCGCAGAATATCTGAACGCAGTGACATATACCGAATCAGCCGGACATGTGGTAATGGAGGCCGAGCATTTCACCACGAACACTCCCGGCAGCGGTTCGATGGCTGGCAGCGACTGGGTACCTTTTGATGAAAATGAGTCTTCGGACGGTTTTATGCAGGCCCTGCCCGATCAGTCCCGCAGCATCGATGTTCAGATAGATCAGAAGTCGCCGCAGCTACGTTACCGGATAGATTTTGAGACGGCTGGCGAATATTATATTTGGGTCAAAGCCAAGGCCGCTGATATAGCGTCTGACAGTATACATTATGGATTGGACGGAGTCTGTGCAAGCTCCGGTGCCTCATCGGCTCTGCGTGTACTTCGAGACGGCAGTTTCAATTGGATTTCGCAAAAAGGTAGCGGGGAACGACCAAAGATAACGGTTGAAACAGCGGGCGTGCATAATTTTGATCTCTGGATGCGGGAAGATGGTGCGACTCTGGACCGTGTGCTCCTGACGACAGACGTTAATTACGACCCAACCATCAGCGGAGAACCGGCCGAAAGTGCTCTTACGGATTTAATTGCCGATCTTAACAATGACGGCACTGTAGACTTACTCGATTTTAGTATTCTTGCAAGACATTGGCTTTATTCTCAGGAGATATGA
- a CDS encoding type II secretion system protein produces MKKKGFTLIELLVVISIIALLLAIMMPALGKVKELAKSTVCGSNAKTMVTAWRLYAEDNDGQMCSSWTYDTRHGWGNTWDWVWAPYELDGSGSADEFDATEKERREGIKRGAIYSYCSDADAFHCPSDKRTNNQQGNAKFRTYSIPDSLGGPEGYYPWRVFTKISQVKQPSRKYAIVEENDSRGYNMNSWILFPDESSPNGFSTTAWCDPYLSAFHNDSSTFAYVDGHVDSRKWSRETIEYLDTPQSEFNNAWGSKVPSTDAGKDDLIWLTNGWAK; encoded by the coding sequence ATGAAAAAGAAGGGCTTTACACTAATAGAGTTGCTGGTCGTAATTTCGATAATCGCATTGCTTCTAGCGATAATGATGCCTGCTTTGGGCAAAGTTAAGGAACTTGCCAAGTCGACAGTTTGCGGTTCCAATGCCAAAACAATGGTAACGGCATGGAGGCTTTATGCTGAAGACAATGACGGCCAGATGTGCAGTTCGTGGACCTATGACACGAGACACGGCTGGGGCAATACATGGGATTGGGTTTGGGCTCCATATGAGCTGGATGGTTCGGGTTCTGCCGATGAATTTGATGCCACGGAAAAGGAACGACGTGAAGGGATCAAACGAGGGGCAATTTACAGCTATTGTTCAGATGCGGATGCATTTCATTGCCCCAGTGATAAAAGGACCAATAACCAGCAGGGTAATGCCAAATTTCGGACATACTCAATTCCTGACAGTTTAGGAGGTCCGGAGGGGTATTATCCATGGAGAGTCTTCACCAAAATTTCCCAGGTCAAGCAGCCTTCGCGGAAGTATGCTATCGTCGAAGAAAATGACAGCAGAGGATACAATATGAACTCATGGATTCTTTTTCCTGACGAAAGCAGTCCAAATGGCTTTAGTACCACGGCCTGGTGTGATCCATATTTGTCAGCTTTTCATAATGATTCGAGTACTTTTGCCTATGTTGATGGTCACGTTGACAGCCGAAAATGGAGCCGAGAAACCATAGAATACTTAGACACACCACAAAGTGAATTCAACAATGCATGGGGCAGCAAGGTCCCCTCTACAGATGCTGGCAAGGATGACTTGATCTGGCTGACAAATGGTTGGGCGAAATAA
- a CDS encoding uroporphyrinogen decarboxylase family protein, whose protein sequence is MTPRERVLAILNGQQPDKVPWFGDLDYWATSKIHKGEQPKDFKVSESYIDWHRDLGVGFYLQGYFPFKTIIENCEIKNWHEGHKRYREIRTPKGVLRECWTWLEETCSEGPTEYLVKSVEDLPAYQFVHENTLYEPDYAFAETRLQQIGDQGLFLAYLPKSPLMQMVALDAGIVAVMNILMEDQDALGQTIQAIKKSHDKAAAVALECPAEILMMPENLSAEVVGPYLFNQYMKPYQQEWAAKINESGRFSCIHMDGTLKGLLREECTVGLTFIEAMTPAPVGDLAVEDWEEFTGDKETIFWGGIPGVYFTPSISDEEFDKFVIHVLSVMRSKPRFVLGVADQVPPDGLESRVKHVSELVEEYGAY, encoded by the coding sequence ATGACTCCGCGTGAAAGAGTATTAGCAATTTTGAATGGGCAGCAACCTGACAAGGTGCCATGGTTCGGTGATTTGGACTACTGGGCTACATCAAAGATACACAAAGGTGAGCAACCGAAAGACTTTAAAGTTTCGGAATCCTATATTGACTGGCACCGCGATTTGGGCGTCGGGTTTTATTTACAAGGATATTTTCCATTTAAAACTATTATCGAAAATTGTGAAATCAAAAACTGGCATGAAGGTCATAAGCGGTATCGGGAAATCAGAACTCCTAAAGGAGTCTTGCGGGAATGCTGGACGTGGCTGGAAGAGACATGTTCTGAAGGACCAACTGAATATCTGGTTAAGTCGGTCGAAGATTTGCCTGCCTATCAGTTTGTACATGAAAATACGCTGTATGAGCCTGATTATGCCTTCGCTGAGACTCGTTTGCAGCAAATTGGTGATCAGGGCTTATTCCTGGCATATTTGCCGAAAAGCCCACTGATGCAAATGGTCGCGCTAGATGCCGGCATTGTTGCAGTTATGAATATCCTTATGGAAGACCAGGATGCACTTGGCCAAACAATTCAGGCAATTAAAAAGTCGCATGACAAAGCCGCGGCAGTAGCTCTTGAGTGCCCTGCCGAAATTTTAATGATGCCTGAAAATTTATCGGCCGAAGTTGTAGGCCCTTATCTTTTCAACCAATATATGAAACCTTACCAGCAAGAATGGGCCGCAAAGATTAACGAGTCCGGCAGGTTTTCCTGTATACACATGGATGGTACGCTAAAAGGACTTTTGCGTGAGGAGTGTACAGTTGGTCTGACATTTATTGAAGCCATGACTCCGGCACCAGTAGGAGATTTGGCGGTAGAGGATTGGGAAGAATTTACCGGTGATAAAGAAACAATTTTCTGGGGTGGCATTCCCGGGGTATATTTTACGCCTTCCATTTCTGATGAAGAGTTTGATAAGTTCGTGATTCATGTCTTGTCTGTTATGCGTTCTAAACCTCGATTTGTTCTCGGGGTCGCAGACCAGGTACCACCGGATGGCCTGGAAAGCAGAGTGAAACATGTTTCGGAATTAGTAGAAGAGTATGGTGCTTATTGA
- a CDS encoding discoidin domain-containing protein, translated as MKRLIKAGLVLTSLFICQVSAADEVSVEEVNVALAKWGTTSTASSNYGPSYKASNILDGRWASRETDKWNSAATNEPHWVSIDLGTERTIHKIVIKHEGVLSDGDKYNTSDFRIQKGASLHGPWDDLVSPVRGNIDDITIHEIQPTNMRYIRVLIEKGAQDNNLYARIYEVEAYARIDRVDTLLDADFSANKYRNNEGTLETQARLNVFPVPTASKLAEMVLTVDNGEPIKLDDLNVWIPVKSDPIILSLAIQGKKIASRSVMPPKPLDWGYFADGTIHIICSSHNDIAWFDTPAETIARRDHACITPALKRMEERKDVTFSMENVLYLLEYLERHPEKREEIYRLTATGQFDWGATYNQPYEALLSGEQLVRELYYGRKLIRKMIPGASARVAYNPDVPGRTMQMPQILAKAGVPYLLLSRHKEGLANWESPDGSSILAWSMGLYVEVDRQNMLEGNLADNIATVKGQTAKWASDYDQRQIPADFAFLHSDDYISPADYDKQIQDWQANRSKLASLGLPKTYIPPTMKYSSPESFFDAVSAGSPSFETIEGERPNLWLYIHGPTHHKAISAKRQAGVLLPAAEIFSTVDALLCGSFNYYPDNELAQAWQASIYDDHGWGGVNGHVTDQVFREKLEFARDKGNKILNESLQNIATRITTDNSKGIPVVVFNALSWQRSDPVIARVKVPYDLFHMVDTEGNVIPHQVTVNSKDEISEIQFVAENMPSLGYKTFYLTPGKASSSINVSASDNKYENKFYRITFGSGGLEGIYDKKLEREILRADKFLGGEVFTMQSVGHGAGEFVEVQQPTMQGFEKVSSHKPKWKLEKSESGSVKTVYSSTQKLKHCTVQQRIVIYNNIKRIDCEILLIGWDGTKNREFRMALPINMDHGEVAYEVPMGVLEVGKDEIEGPSGGHSGGGSYMQPCKDVRPREVQNFITSSSEQFAVTMSSSVAVCDWVDPTTHPADYPILQPILLASRKSCHWEGNWYLQPGDHEYSFSILSHEPGWKNGYRFGIQANNPLRAIVQEKAERRAMLPPEQSFFNFSADNVLLSTIKKCEDDNSVIVRLYDIEGEDTSISLQSFFDIKTVQHTNIIEEEGYVIPSSGNEFKTEIGHHSIETFKLWPQ; from the coding sequence ATGAAAAGACTTATTAAAGCAGGATTAGTGTTAACTTCGTTATTTATCTGTCAAGTGAGTGCTGCGGATGAGGTTTCGGTTGAAGAGGTTAATGTTGCCCTTGCCAAGTGGGGGACAACCTCGACGGCCAGCAGTAATTACGGCCCAAGCTATAAGGCATCTAACATACTGGATGGCAGATGGGCTTCCAGGGAAACTGATAAGTGGAATTCTGCAGCGACAAATGAGCCGCATTGGGTTAGCATTGATCTGGGAACTGAACGTACCATCCATAAAATCGTCATTAAACACGAAGGAGTGCTTAGCGACGGGGACAAGTACAACACCTCTGATTTTCGGATTCAGAAAGGGGCATCTTTGCATGGGCCCTGGGATGATCTTGTTTCACCTGTCAGAGGTAATATTGATGACATCACCATACATGAAATCCAACCCACGAATATGCGTTATATTCGTGTGCTCATAGAAAAAGGCGCACAGGATAATAACCTGTATGCCCGTATCTATGAAGTTGAAGCTTATGCAAGGATCGATAGAGTCGATACTTTGCTTGATGCAGATTTTTCTGCCAATAAGTATCGCAATAATGAAGGAACCCTTGAAACTCAGGCTCGACTAAATGTCTTTCCGGTCCCAACAGCGAGCAAACTTGCTGAAATGGTGTTGACGGTCGATAACGGCGAGCCAATCAAGCTGGACGACTTGAATGTTTGGATACCTGTTAAGTCTGATCCCATAATACTATCGTTAGCAATTCAGGGCAAGAAAATCGCGTCAAGGTCAGTGATGCCCCCCAAACCGTTAGACTGGGGTTATTTTGCAGATGGCACTATACATATTATCTGTTCCAGTCATAATGACATTGCCTGGTTTGATACACCGGCAGAGACGATTGCACGCAGAGATCATGCCTGCATCACCCCCGCCCTTAAAAGGATGGAAGAAAGAAAAGATGTTACTTTCTCCATGGAAAACGTTTTATATCTTCTGGAATATCTTGAGCGCCACCCAGAAAAGCGAGAAGAAATCTATCGTCTAACTGCAACTGGGCAGTTTGACTGGGGGGCTACATACAATCAACCATATGAAGCATTACTTTCTGGTGAACAGCTAGTTCGAGAACTCTATTACGGCAGAAAACTGATTAGAAAAATGATACCGGGAGCTTCTGCACGTGTAGCGTATAACCCGGATGTGCCCGGCAGAACCATGCAAATGCCTCAGATTCTTGCCAAAGCAGGTGTTCCATATTTGCTGCTTAGCCGCCATAAAGAGGGATTGGCGAATTGGGAAAGTCCAGATGGCAGCAGTATCCTCGCATGGTCTATGGGGCTTTATGTTGAAGTGGACCGTCAGAACATGCTCGAGGGAAACTTAGCTGATAACATTGCGACCGTTAAAGGCCAAACCGCTAAATGGGCTAGTGATTACGATCAGCGTCAGATACCCGCCGATTTTGCTTTTCTACATTCAGATGATTATATTTCGCCAGCAGATTATGATAAGCAGATACAGGATTGGCAAGCTAATCGTTCAAAACTTGCCAGTTTAGGATTGCCCAAAACATATATTCCGCCAACAATGAAATATTCTTCACCTGAAAGTTTCTTTGATGCGGTTTCAGCCGGTTCTCCTTCTTTTGAAACGATTGAAGGCGAAAGGCCAAATCTGTGGTTATATATTCATGGCCCTACGCATCACAAGGCGATTTCGGCAAAACGCCAAGCAGGAGTTCTTTTGCCTGCAGCCGAGATATTTTCGACGGTTGATGCATTGCTTTGCGGTAGTTTTAATTATTATCCTGACAATGAGTTGGCCCAGGCCTGGCAGGCATCAATTTATGACGACCATGGCTGGGGTGGCGTTAATGGACATGTCACGGATCAAGTCTTCAGAGAAAAACTCGAGTTTGCTAGAGATAAGGGTAATAAGATATTAAACGAATCATTGCAGAATATTGCTACGCGAATCACAACTGATAATAGTAAGGGGATTCCTGTTGTAGTGTTCAATGCTCTATCGTGGCAGCGCAGTGATCCGGTAATTGCCAGGGTCAAAGTGCCATATGATTTATTCCACATGGTTGACACTGAAGGTAATGTAATACCTCATCAGGTCACGGTCAATTCTAAAGATGAAATTAGCGAAATACAGTTTGTTGCGGAAAATATGCCTTCTTTGGGATATAAAACTTTTTATCTCACCCCAGGCAAAGCTTCAAGCAGTATCAATGTAAGTGCATCAGATAATAAGTATGAGAATAAATTTTACAGGATTACATTTGGTTCTGGCGGTCTTGAAGGTATCTATGACAAGAAATTGGAACGCGAGATACTGCGAGCAGATAAATTTTTGGGAGGGGAAGTATTTACAATGCAATCAGTTGGCCACGGGGCTGGTGAGTTCGTCGAAGTTCAACAGCCAACAATGCAGGGGTTCGAAAAAGTAAGCAGCCATAAACCTAAATGGAAGCTCGAAAAGTCGGAGTCTGGTTCGGTAAAAACAGTTTACAGTTCGACTCAGAAGTTGAAACATTGTACCGTTCAGCAGCGAATAGTGATTTATAATAATATCAAACGTATAGATTGTGAAATCTTGTTGATTGGATGGGATGGCACCAAAAACCGCGAATTCAGGATGGCTTTGCCAATCAATATGGATCACGGAGAGGTGGCTTACGAGGTACCCATGGGGGTTTTAGAAGTTGGCAAAGATGAAATCGAAGGGCCGTCAGGCGGACATAGCGGTGGCGGCAGTTATATGCAGCCTTGCAAAGATGTCCGGCCGCGAGAGGTGCAGAATTTCATTACATCCAGCAGTGAACAGTTTGCTGTGACGATGAGCTCCAGCGTAGCTGTTTGTGACTGGGTAGATCCGACAACGCATCCGGCAGACTATCCGATTCTCCAGCCGATTCTCCTGGCCTCAAGAAAGAGCTGCCATTGGGAGGGTAACTGGTATCTGCAGCCAGGTGACCATGAGTACTCGTTTTCTATTCTGTCCCATGAACCAGGCTGGAAAAATGGCTATCGTTTTGGCATACAGGCTAACAATCCGTTGAGAGCTATTGTGCAAGAGAAGGCAGAGCGCCGCGCAATGCTGCCACCAGAACAAAGTTTCTTCAACTTCTCAGCAGATAATGTTCTTCTCAGTACAATCAAAAAATGTGAAGATGACAACAGCGTGATTGTTCGGCTATACGACATTGAAGGCGAAGACACTAGCATTAGTCTGCAGTCATTTTTCGATATCAAAACCGTCCAGCACACAAATATCATTGAAGAAGAAGGTTATGTAATTCCTTCGTCTGGAAATGAATTTAAAACTGAAATTGGTCACCATTCGATCGAAACATTCAAACTTTGGCCCCAATAG